From Salarias fasciatus chromosome 5, fSalaFa1.1, whole genome shotgun sequence, a single genomic window includes:
- the LOC115388459 gene encoding lysozyme C-like: MVMRSLVFLLLLAVSSAKVFERCEWARVLKKYGMDGYRGVTLADWVCLSQWESSYDTGATNYNGPGSTDYGIFQINSRYWCEDGSPTSNGCNIKCSELLSDDVGAAINCAKRVVKDPQGVRAWVAWKRHCENQDLSSYVQGCGV; the protein is encoded by the exons ATGGTCATGAGGagtctggtgtttctgctgctgctggctgtgagCAGTGCCAAAGTGTTTGAGCGCTGCGAATGGGCCCGAGTGTTGAAGAAATACGGGATGGACGGATACCGAGGCGTCACCCTGGCTGACT GGGTGTGCCTGTCTCAGTGGGAGTCCAGCTATGACACCGGAGCCACCAACTACAACGGACCCGGCTCCACAGACTACGGCATCTTCCAGATCAACAGCCGCTATTGGTGCGAGGACGGCTCCCCTACAAGCAACGGCTGCAACATCAAATGCAGCG AGCTTCTGAGTGACGACGTTGGTGCAGCGATCAACTGTGCCAAGCGTGTGGTGAAGGATCCTCAAGGCGTCAGAGCCTG GGTGGCCTGGAAACGTCACTGTGAGAACCAGGACCTGAGCTCCTATGTGCAGGGATGTGGTGTGTGA